A region of the Streptomyces sp. NBC_00442 genome:
GCCCCCGGACTTCTTCGCCGAGCTCCGCCCCGCCCGCACCGGCTTCTCCGGCTCCGTTCGCATCCGGACCTCGCGCCGCCCCCCGAGCACCTCCCCACTCGCCTCGGTCAGCACCAGCGTCCCGTACTCCCCCTCCACCGCGAGCAGCCCCTGCGCGAGCAACTGCCGTGCCACGCCCCGCCATTGGGCTTCCGAGAGGTCCTCCCCGATGCCGAAGACCGACAGCGCGTCATGGTCGAACTGAATGATCTTCGCGGTCCTGCGGCCGAGCAGGATGTCGATGATCTGGCCGGCGCCGAACTTCTGGCCCCGCTCGCGCTGAAGGCGTACGACCGTGGAGAGCACCTTCTGCGCCGCCACCGTGCCGTCCCACGTCTTGGGCGGGGTGAGGCAGGTGTCGCAGTTGCCGCAGTTCTCGGCCGTGGCCTCCTGGCCGAAGTAGCCGAGGAGTTGGGCCCGTCGGCAGGAGGCGGTCTCGCAGAGCGCCAGCATCGCGTCGAGGTGCGCGGCGGCCCGGCGCCGGAACGCCTCGTCGCCCTCGCTGCCCTGGATCATCTTGCGCTGCTGGACGACGTCCTGCAGTCCGTACGCCATCCAGGCCGTCGACGGCATCCCGTCACGCCCGGCACGGCCGGTCTCCTGGTAGTAGCCCTCGACCGACTTGGGCAGGTCGAGGTGGGCGACGAACCGGACGTCCGGCTTGTCGATGCCCATGCCGAACGCGATGGTCGCCACCACCACCAAGCCCTCCTCCCGCAGGAAGCGGGACTGGTTGCCGGCGCGGGTGCCGGCGTCGAGCCCCGCGTGGTACGGGACGGCCTGCACGCCGTTGTCGCTCAGGTACTGCGCGGTCTTCTCGACCGAGGCGCGCGAGAGGCAGTAGACGATGCCCGCGTCGCCGTCGTGCTCCTCCTTGAGGAACGAGAGGAGCTGCTTCTTCGGGTCGCTCTTGGGCACGATCCGGTACTGGATGTTGGGCCGGTCGAAACTGGCCACGAAGTGCCGCGCGTCCGGCATGACGAGGCGCTGGGTGATCTCGCGGTGGGTGGCGTCGGTGGCGGTCGCGGTGAGCGCGATGCGGGGCACGTC
Encoded here:
- the recQ gene encoding DNA helicase RecQ yields the protein MSATGGTQTMGAESEALATLHRVFGYDAFRGAQGDVIEHVVAGGDALVLMPTGGGKSLCYQIPALVRPGTGVVVSPLIALMQDQVDALRALGVRAGFINSTQDFDERRTVEAELLAGELDLLYLAPERLRVEATLDLLSRAKISVFAIDEAHCVAQWGHDFRPDYLALSLLGERWPDVPRIALTATATDATHREITQRLVMPDARHFVASFDRPNIQYRIVPKSDPKKQLLSFLKEEHDGDAGIVYCLSRASVEKTAQYLSDNGVQAVPYHAGLDAGTRAGNQSRFLREEGLVVVATIAFGMGIDKPDVRFVAHLDLPKSVEGYYQETGRAGRDGMPSTAWMAYGLQDVVQQRKMIQGSEGDEAFRRRAAAHLDAMLALCETASCRRAQLLGYFGQEATAENCGNCDTCLTPPKTWDGTVAAQKVLSTVVRLQRERGQKFGAGQIIDILLGRRTAKIIQFDHDALSVFGIGEDLSEAQWRGVARQLLAQGLLAVEGEYGTLVLTEASGEVLGGRREVRMRTEPEKPVRAGRSSAKKSGGGAGAAAADLPPEALAVFEALRVWRAAQAKEGGVPAYVIFHDATLREIATVRPGSLEELATVSGVGEAKRSKYGEAVLSVLSDTP